The Streptomyces phaeolivaceus genome has a window encoding:
- a CDS encoding serine/threonine-protein kinase: MNMAMMRLRREDPRVVGSFRIHRRLGAGGMGVVYLGSDRRGQRVALKVIRPDLAEDQEFRSRFAREVSAARRIRGGCTARLVAADLEADRPWFATQYVPGPSLHDKVAEEGPMSAADVAAVGAALSEGLVAVHEAGVVHRDLKPSNILLSPKGPRIIDFGIAWATGASTLTHVGTAVGSPGFLAPEQVRGAAVTPATDVFSLGATLAYAATSDSPFGHGSSEVMLYRVVHEEPHLRGVPDALAPLVRACLAKDPEERPSTLQLSLRLKEIAAREAQGMADVRPPAPRSDPDRPSGRLAEQYVEQRTLRQPPETRGTQPGRSGAPGTPPPRNGSRTGGGGARTGGGSRSGARPAPARNTTGKRPAPRSGAGRPAPRTNGTGRRPANPRLLRQRLFVFVVVTLLAALGIATAQGCQGPSRGLDGDGLRPERTVVELGSG, encoded by the coding sequence CGCGAGGACCCGCGCGTCGTCGGCTCGTTCAGGATCCACAGACGGCTCGGCGCGGGCGGCATGGGCGTCGTCTACCTGGGCTCCGACCGGCGCGGACAGCGCGTCGCGCTCAAGGTGATCCGGCCGGATCTGGCGGAGGATCAGGAGTTCCGGTCGCGGTTCGCGCGCGAGGTGTCGGCCGCGCGGCGGATCAGGGGCGGGTGCACCGCCCGGCTGGTCGCCGCCGACCTGGAGGCGGACCGGCCCTGGTTCGCCACGCAGTACGTGCCGGGGCCCTCGCTGCACGACAAGGTCGCCGAGGAAGGCCCCATGTCGGCCGCCGATGTGGCCGCCGTCGGTGCCGCCCTCTCCGAGGGGCTCGTGGCCGTGCACGAGGCCGGCGTCGTACACCGGGATCTCAAGCCGTCCAACATCCTGCTGTCCCCGAAGGGCCCGCGGATCATCGACTTCGGAATCGCGTGGGCGACCGGGGCCTCGACCCTGACCCATGTCGGTACGGCCGTGGGATCACCCGGCTTCCTCGCGCCCGAACAGGTGCGCGGGGCCGCCGTCACTCCGGCCACGGACGTCTTCTCCCTCGGGGCCACGCTCGCCTACGCGGCGACCTCCGACTCGCCCTTCGGACACGGCAGTTCGGAGGTCATGCTCTACCGGGTGGTGCACGAGGAGCCGCATCTGCGCGGAGTGCCGGACGCGTTGGCCCCGCTGGTGCGGGCGTGTCTGGCGAAGGACCCCGAGGAGCGGCCCAGCACGCTGCAACTGTCCTTGCGGCTCAAGGAGATCGCCGCCCGTGAGGCGCAGGGGATGGCCGATGTCCGGCCGCCCGCGCCGCGCAGCGATCCGGACCGGCCCTCGGGGCGGCTCGCGGAGCAGTACGTCGAGCAGCGGACGCTGCGGCAGCCGCCGGAGACCCGTGGGACTCAGCCGGGCCGGTCGGGCGCGCCCGGTACGCCGCCGCCCCGGAACGGGTCCCGCACGGGCGGGGGCGGTGCGCGTACCGGCGGTGGGTCGCGGTCGGGGGCTCGGCCCGCGCCCGCCCGTAACACCACCGGGAAGCGGCCCGCTCCGCGCAGTGGGGCCGGGCGGCCCGCGCCCCGGACCAATGGGACGGGGCGGCGGCCCGCCAATCCCCGGTTGCTGCGGCAGCGGTTGTTCGTGTTCGTCGTGGTGACGTTGCTGGCGGCGCTCGGGATCGCTACGGCGCAGGGGTGTCAGGGGCCGTCTCGGGGGCTCGACGGGGACGGCCTCCGGCCTGAGCGGACGGTCGTGGAGCTGGGCAGCGGTTGA
- a CDS encoding TrmH family RNA methyltransferase, whose translation MADLITVEDPDDPRLRDYTGLTDVELRRRREPAEGLFIAEGEKVIRRAKEAGYEMRSMLLSAKWVDVMRDVIDELPAPVYAVSPELAEQVTGYHVHRGALASMQRKPLPTADQLLGAARRVVVMESVNDHTNIGAIFRSAAALGMDAVLLSPDCADPLYRRSVKVSMGAVFSVPYARLDTWPKGLDAVRDAGFTLLALTPDEKAKSLDEAAPHRMDRVALMLGAEGDGLSTKALMSADEWVRIPMAHGVDSLNVGAAAAVAFYAVATGRPEL comes from the coding sequence GTGGCCGATCTCATCACCGTTGAGGACCCCGACGACCCGCGCCTGCGCGACTACACCGGCCTGACCGACGTGGAGCTGCGCCGCAGGCGCGAACCCGCCGAGGGCCTGTTCATCGCCGAGGGCGAGAAGGTCATCAGACGGGCCAAGGAAGCCGGCTACGAGATGCGCTCGATGCTGCTCTCCGCCAAGTGGGTCGACGTCATGCGCGACGTCATCGACGAACTCCCGGCCCCCGTCTACGCGGTCAGCCCCGAGCTGGCCGAACAGGTCACCGGCTACCACGTGCACCGGGGCGCCCTCGCCTCCATGCAGCGCAAGCCCCTCCCGACGGCCGACCAACTCCTGGGCGCCGCACGCCGGGTGGTCGTCATGGAGTCGGTCAACGACCACACCAACATCGGCGCGATCTTCCGCTCGGCCGCCGCCCTCGGCATGGACGCGGTCCTGCTCTCCCCGGACTGCGCCGACCCGCTCTACCGTCGTAGCGTCAAGGTCTCCATGGGCGCGGTGTTCTCCGTCCCGTACGCCCGCCTCGACACCTGGCCCAAGGGCCTGGACGCGGTCCGCGACGCCGGTTTCACCCTGCTCGCCCTCACCCCGGACGAGAAGGCCAAGTCCCTGGACGAGGCCGCCCCGCACCGGATGGACCGCGTCGCCCTCATGCTCGGCGCCGAGGGCGACGGCCTCTCCACCAAGGCCCTGATGTCCGCCGACGAATGGGTCCGCATCCCCATGGCCCACGGAGTCGACTCCCTCAACGTGGGCGCGGCGGCGGCAGTGGCTTTCTACGCGGTTGCCACGGGCCGTCCGGAACTCTGA
- the cobA gene encoding uroporphyrinogen-III C-methyltransferase has translation MAEHPAYPVGLRLTGRRVVVIGGGQVAQRRLPALIAAGASITLVSPSATPSVEAMADAGELTWERRRYTEGDLAEAWYVLIATGDPEANARASAEAERHRIWCVRSDNAEEATAWTPATGHSEGVTVAVLTARAEGRDPRHTAAIRDAVVEGLRDGTLVAPHHRTRTPGVALVGGGPGDPDLITVRGRRLLAEADVVIADRLGPRDLLAELPPHVEVIDAAKIPYGRFMAQEAINNALIEHAKQGKSVVRLKGGDPYVFGRGMEELQALAEAGIPCTVVPGISSSISVPSAAGIPVTHRGVAHEFTVVSGHVAPDDERSLVDWPALARLTGTLVILMGVDKIGRIAEALVANGKSPDTPVALIQEGTTAAQRRVDATLATVAETVRTREVKPPTVIVIGEVVKVGPEANA, from the coding sequence ATGGCCGAACACCCCGCCTACCCCGTAGGCCTCCGCCTCACCGGCCGCCGAGTGGTCGTCATCGGCGGCGGCCAGGTAGCCCAGCGCCGCCTCCCCGCCCTCATCGCGGCCGGCGCCTCCATCACCCTCGTCTCCCCGTCGGCGACCCCCTCCGTGGAAGCGATGGCCGACGCGGGCGAGCTGACCTGGGAGCGGCGCCGCTACACGGAGGGCGACCTCGCCGAGGCCTGGTACGTCCTGATCGCCACCGGCGACCCGGAGGCCAACGCCCGCGCGTCCGCCGAGGCGGAGCGCCACCGCATCTGGTGCGTCCGCTCCGACAACGCCGAGGAAGCCACCGCGTGGACCCCGGCGACCGGCCACAGCGAGGGCGTCACGGTCGCGGTCCTGACCGCCCGCGCGGAGGGCCGCGACCCCCGCCACACCGCCGCCATCCGCGACGCGGTCGTCGAGGGCCTGCGCGACGGCACCCTCGTCGCCCCCCACCACCGCACCCGCACCCCCGGCGTGGCCCTGGTCGGCGGCGGCCCCGGCGACCCCGACCTGATCACCGTGCGCGGTCGCCGTCTCCTCGCCGAGGCCGACGTCGTCATCGCCGACCGCCTCGGCCCGCGCGACCTGCTGGCCGAACTCCCGCCGCACGTCGAGGTGATCGACGCGGCGAAGATCCCGTACGGCCGTTTCATGGCGCAGGAGGCCATCAACAACGCCCTGATCGAGCACGCCAAGCAGGGCAAGTCGGTCGTCCGGCTCAAGGGCGGCGACCCGTACGTCTTCGGCCGCGGCATGGAGGAACTCCAGGCCCTCGCCGAGGCGGGCATCCCCTGCACCGTCGTGCCCGGTATCTCCAGCTCGATCTCCGTCCCGAGCGCGGCCGGCATCCCGGTCACCCACCGGGGCGTGGCCCATGAGTTCACCGTGGTCAGCGGCCATGTGGCCCCCGACGACGAGCGCTCCCTGGTCGACTGGCCCGCCCTCGCCCGCCTCACCGGCACCCTCGTGATCCTGATGGGCGTCGACAAGATCGGCCGGATCGCCGAGGCGCTGGTGGCGAACGGCAAGTCCCCGGACACGCCGGTCGCCCTGATCCAGGAGGGCACCACGGCCGCCCAGCGCCGGGTCGACGCCACCCTCGCCACGGTCGCCGAGACCGTGCGGACGCGGGAGGTCAAGCCGCCGACGGTCATCGTCATCGGCGAGGTCGTGAAGGTGGGGCCCGAGGCGAACGCGTGA